A single region of the Malus sylvestris chromosome 8, drMalSylv7.2, whole genome shotgun sequence genome encodes:
- the LOC126633546 gene encoding amino acid permease 3-like isoform X1, whose protein sequence is MTMGDDAATKNKQLHHHQVFDISVDVPPQGGSKCFDEDGRLKRTGTVWTSSAHIITAVIGSGVLSLAWATAQLGWVAGPSVMLLFSFVTYYTSTLLSACYRSGDSVTGKRNYTYMDAVRSNLGGAKVKICGYVQYLNLFGVSIGYTIASSISMMAIKRSNCFHKSGGKNPCRINSNPYMIAFGVTEIIFSQIPDFDQLWWLSIVAAVMSFTYSTIGLGLGIAQVAENGKIMGSMTGISIGTVTATEKMWKSFQALGDIAFAYSYSLILIEIQDTIRSPPSESKTMKKATQISVAVTTLFYMLCGCMGYAAFGDLSPGNLLTGFGFYNPYWLLDIANAAIVIHLVGAYQVYAQPLFAFVEKTAAQKFPDSEFITKDIKHRIPGIGPYNLNLFRMIWRTAFVIITTVISMILPFFNDVVGLLGAFGFWPLTVYFPVEMYIVQKRIPKWSTRWLCLQTLSVACLIITIAAAAGSIAGVVSDLKVYKPFTASY, encoded by the exons ATGACG ATGGGAGACGACGCTGCCACAAAAAACAAGCAGCTCCACCACCACCAAGTTTTTGATATCTCAGTTGATGTTCCTCCACAAGGAGGCTCCAAGTGCTTTGATGAAGATGGCCGTCTCAAACGAACGG GAACTGTTTGGACTTCAAGTGCTCACATAATTACTGCTGTGATTGGTTCTGGAGTTCTGTCCTTGGCTTGGGCCACAGCTCAGCTTGGATGGGTTGCTGGCCCTTCTGTGATGCTCTTGTTCTCTTTCGTTACCTACTACACTTCGACTCTCCTGTCTGCATGCTATCGTTCCGGAGATTCGGTCACTGGGAAGAGAAACTATACTTACATGGATGCTGTTAGATCCAATCTTG GTGGAGCTAAGGTTAAAATTTGTGGATATGTTCAGTACTTGAACCTTTTTGGGGTTTCCATTGGTTACACAATTGCTTCATCCATAAGTATGAT GGCAATAAAGAGGTCTAATTGCTTCCACAAGAGTGGTGGGAAAAATCCATGCCGTATTAACAGCAACCCTTATATGATCGCTTTCGGTGTCACAGAGATCATATTTTCTCAGATTCCGGACTTTGATCAGCTGTGGTGGCTCTCCATTGTTGCTGCAGTCATGTCTTTCACTTACTCAACCATTGGACTAGGCCTTGGAATTGCTCAAGTTGCAG AAAATGGAAAAATCATGGGAAGCATGACCGGAATAAGCATTGGGACTGTGACTGCAACCGAAAAGATGTGGAAGAGCTTCCAAGCACTCGGTGACATAGCTTTCGCCTACTCATACTCTCTCATCCTAATCGAAATTCAGGACACAATTAGATCCCCGCCATCTGAATCCAAGACAATGAAAAAGGCCACTCAAATCAGTGTGGCTGTCACAACCCTTTTCTACATGCTTTGTGGGTGCATGGGATATGCTGCCTTCGGAGACTTGTCCCCCGGAAACCTCCTCACCGGTTTCGGTTTCTACAACCCCTATTGGCTCCTTGACATCGCCAACGCTGCCATTGTCATACACCTTGTTGGTGCATACCAAGTCTATGCACAACCCCTTTTCGCCTTTGTTGAGAAAACTGCAGCGCAAAAGTTCCCAGACAGCGAATTCATAACGAAAGACATCAAACACCGGATCCCAGGAATTGGACCCTACAACCTTAACCTATTCAGAATGATCTGGAGGACAGCATTTGTGATCATAACCACTGTGATATCCATGATCCTCCCGTTCTTCAACGACGTGGTTGGACTTCTTGGGGCTTTTGGGTTTTGGCCACTCACGGTTTACTTCCCGGTGGAGATGTACATTGTGCAAAAGAGGATTCCAAAGTGGAGCACACGATGGCTTTGCCTCCAAACCCTAAGTGTTGCTTGCCTTATAATAACCATTGCAGCTGCCGCCGGATCAATTGCTGGTGTGGTTAGTGATCTCAAAGTGTACAAGCCATTCACTGCCAGCTATTGA
- the LOC126633546 gene encoding amino acid permease 3-like isoform X2, translating into MLLFSFVTYYTSTLLSACYRSGDSVTGKRNYTYMDAVRSNLGGAKVKICGYVQYLNLFGVSIGYTIASSISMMAIKRSNCFHKSGGKNPCRINSNPYMIAFGVTEIIFSQIPDFDQLWWLSIVAAVMSFTYSTIGLGLGIAQVAENGKIMGSMTGISIGTVTATEKMWKSFQALGDIAFAYSYSLILIEIQDTIRSPPSESKTMKKATQISVAVTTLFYMLCGCMGYAAFGDLSPGNLLTGFGFYNPYWLLDIANAAIVIHLVGAYQVYAQPLFAFVEKTAAQKFPDSEFITKDIKHRIPGIGPYNLNLFRMIWRTAFVIITTVISMILPFFNDVVGLLGAFGFWPLTVYFPVEMYIVQKRIPKWSTRWLCLQTLSVACLIITIAAAAGSIAGVVSDLKVYKPFTASY; encoded by the exons ATGCTCTTGTTCTCTTTCGTTACCTACTACACTTCGACTCTCCTGTCTGCATGCTATCGTTCCGGAGATTCGGTCACTGGGAAGAGAAACTATACTTACATGGATGCTGTTAGATCCAATCTTG GTGGAGCTAAGGTTAAAATTTGTGGATATGTTCAGTACTTGAACCTTTTTGGGGTTTCCATTGGTTACACAATTGCTTCATCCATAAGTATGAT GGCAATAAAGAGGTCTAATTGCTTCCACAAGAGTGGTGGGAAAAATCCATGCCGTATTAACAGCAACCCTTATATGATCGCTTTCGGTGTCACAGAGATCATATTTTCTCAGATTCCGGACTTTGATCAGCTGTGGTGGCTCTCCATTGTTGCTGCAGTCATGTCTTTCACTTACTCAACCATTGGACTAGGCCTTGGAATTGCTCAAGTTGCAG AAAATGGAAAAATCATGGGAAGCATGACCGGAATAAGCATTGGGACTGTGACTGCAACCGAAAAGATGTGGAAGAGCTTCCAAGCACTCGGTGACATAGCTTTCGCCTACTCATACTCTCTCATCCTAATCGAAATTCAGGACACAATTAGATCCCCGCCATCTGAATCCAAGACAATGAAAAAGGCCACTCAAATCAGTGTGGCTGTCACAACCCTTTTCTACATGCTTTGTGGGTGCATGGGATATGCTGCCTTCGGAGACTTGTCCCCCGGAAACCTCCTCACCGGTTTCGGTTTCTACAACCCCTATTGGCTCCTTGACATCGCCAACGCTGCCATTGTCATACACCTTGTTGGTGCATACCAAGTCTATGCACAACCCCTTTTCGCCTTTGTTGAGAAAACTGCAGCGCAAAAGTTCCCAGACAGCGAATTCATAACGAAAGACATCAAACACCGGATCCCAGGAATTGGACCCTACAACCTTAACCTATTCAGAATGATCTGGAGGACAGCATTTGTGATCATAACCACTGTGATATCCATGATCCTCCCGTTCTTCAACGACGTGGTTGGACTTCTTGGGGCTTTTGGGTTTTGGCCACTCACGGTTTACTTCCCGGTGGAGATGTACATTGTGCAAAAGAGGATTCCAAAGTGGAGCACACGATGGCTTTGCCTCCAAACCCTAAGTGTTGCTTGCCTTATAATAACCATTGCAGCTGCCGCCGGATCAATTGCTGGTGTGGTTAGTGATCTCAAAGTGTACAAGCCATTCACTGCCAGCTATTGA
- the LOC126631412 gene encoding uncharacterized protein LOC126631412, with the protein MSPSRKDRSMRLNDALWAYKTPIGMSPFWLVYWAIKAYNMDMSVAGQQRKLQLNELDEIRNDAYESSRIYKEKSKAFHDKMILRKSFSIGQKALLFNSHLQLFPVEIQSAKTRNVFKVNGHRLKPYYESFAEHDVEIVPLQEPSPLG; encoded by the exons ATGAGTCCTAGTAGGAAGGATAGGAGCATgcgcttaaacgatgcattgtgggcgtataAGACTCctattggaatgtccccattttGGTTAGTTTATTGGGCGATCAAAGCTTACAACATGGACATGAGTGTTGCTGGACAACAGAGgaagcttcaattgaatgagtTAGATGAAATCCGGAATGATGCATACGAGTCTAGTCGAATATACAAAGAGAAATCAAAGGCatttcatgacaagatgatctTAAGGAAGAGCTTTTCCATTGGACAAAAAGCTCTTCTATTTAATTCTCACCTTCAGTTATTTCCAG tggaAATCCAAAGTGCAAAGACCAGAAACgtgttcaaagtgaatgggcatagACTGAAGCCATATTACGAGTCTTTTGCGGAGCATGATGTGGAGATTGTACCCCTCCAAGAACCATCTCCCCTTGGATGA